cacccggccaaaacgggcatttattactttgccgcatctcggacagctcccgctggcgtgcgccaggcaaatccgccgtcataatagcaatctgccatggaacaagcgcgcctgctcttaaagagaatgtgagatgacgctctgattggttattttcacgttaagcccaaaccacacctagctacttcagaccaacccatttaagatttgcgtcggccgcaagactcatttatcccaccggtataatagcaacagcgcccgagatccgcccacaaagctacttgcgttttgcgtttcatacttgcgtttcagatcattaaaatagggcccttagtgttctagtgccatcatcaggtcacaTTTTCAAGGTATCCAATACTtcggtttatgaccaaatacctgcaaaaatAACATTCCCAaaagcctcagctgtactttttgctagtgctaattagcaaatataaGAATGCTAACACCGTCAAGCTAAACTTAGATGGTAAACATTACACCTGCTTCGCATGTCATTGTGAGCACGTTAGCATGCTGGTGTAACCAAGGGTTTTTTATATTGTCTAGACTCAGGTTTGATCTGgtattagcatttagctcaagtTAGCATGGCTCTAGACTCCTGGGTTGGTATTACAAAAACTTCCTATCCTAAAAAATTTAAAGAAGAGTTTAAGATAGGATCTGCAAGTTACTGTAAGATGTTTCTGTATGGCCCTTGTTCAGCTACAAATAATCATGTATATCTGGGACACCTTTCATCTCATTTTGATCAATAATCAGTGTtgtagtaacgcgttacaaaactACCGCAATTACATGAATGTATtactttttgctgtaacgcagtaatattacgcattactaattaaaatTTGGTAACATtcgcgagttacaacgcatttcaACCCGACAtttagtggtgttttttttttttttaaagaattcaaCACCGCCAAAGATTtcgacacagaaaaaaaagtcagtgagtgttttttcctgttacTGGAATTCGGtggttgagatgactgcagacacggatacatttgcgagatggacattattttcaggagttattacgctgcattgaagcgagctgtcccgtcactgttcccgtggtcagagccagaaccagagacgatATGGACAACAtcagtgtcccaacaggtaaggGTACGTCAGTTTTAGTCTTGCTAAACGTaatatcattacattttatcagcggtggaaagtaCCGTAACTATACCATAGGCTACTTCAATACAATtctaaggtacttttaattatttatttttattattattttaattttctcctactttatacttctactccaccacAATTCAAAGTCAAGTAGGCCTATTGCATGTTTTACTTCACTATTTATGTTATAGCTAGTTACTTgcatatttttacattaattatacaaaatattatgaataaactgtatgtatgtatgatgtattaaagtggataaagatgagacgtTATTGATCCCGTGGGGAAATTCACAGGCTAGTTGTAAAGTCATACttctgctgttattttggtgaaaataactcaaaaataatgcaaaagtagtgtaaagcatcacaattcagagacagaaatattgtaatataactaattactctcaattgacagtaactagtaatctataatgtattacattttggaagtaacttgccctaCACTGGTAATATCCTATATTAGTAATatgatattaaatattaatgtgATGTAAGTTTTAATATGAGGTAGTTCAAGGAACAATAAAatatcatttttgtttaatttagtGGTCCTTTGCCTTATGATGATCACTGACTGGAGTTTATAGATtatccagttttttttatttacagctaCATCATTGTTTCTCCATATTACAATATTGTGTCATTATGAAGATTAACCATCATGCCATGTGGATGTTAGTGCTGCTTCATGGATATTTAAGCAGCATATTGGTCCAAATGAATATTCTATTTTACTTTATGATCATCAATATTTGATAAGTCATCATTTGGGACAGTTTCTTATGAAATATATCAGTTATCAGTAGTTTTTTTCATCATGAAGCATTCCACTTTTTAATCATTTCAACtcaaaaaagcaattaaaacaaaacaaagaggaaCCAAATAGAAAATCTATTAAGACTTTAATTTTCTTAAtgcttttaaatacattttggacaGTGGTTGATATCTTTGGCATGAATAagttacataataaataaaagcaaacacattttattttctcacaTTTTCACAATAAGGCATTTATAGCAGCAGTGGCCAACAGAGTCTCAGTTACCTGAAACACCCGAATGTTTCCAGTTGATCAGGACAGTTTCAAACCCAGTTTCAGACAGTATTATTAAACCTGGGGTTTTAGTCAAACCTGTGAAACTGTCTTAGGGGTGTTCCAAGAACCTCTGCACCAGTGTTCGGAAATTAAATTAGAAACAAGGAAAACACTGGTGTCGGCCCCAAAGCATTGGAAGTCACAGGAGGTAGCATCTTACTCTCCTGCCAATcagttttctatttttttattcatgcagcaGGCAATGTTTATTGATTGCTATGATTATCTTAGCAATCCATACACATTCAACTGCATTTTTCATAGTCTCTGTAGTGAAAGCTGTACAAGAATTGCTTCAACATAAAGCTGTGTGTTGCTGAAGGTTTGCCTATGCACAGATGACTTCTTCCAATAATGTACCGAGGCTGTCTTGCTTAGTAGACACTGGTTTATCATCAGAACAAGGAACTGGCCGGCAGCAACATTGAAATgtttgtgtacaaaaaacatgaCATGATGACCTCAGATCAGTCAGTTTATGTGCCCTTTACACAAATCATATGGCACTCAGCACATAACCTTTATTCTAACACTTTGGAGACTGAGGAGGGGGCAAACCTGTTTCatttttcttcaaaataaaGTGGTCTTACAGAAGGATGTCCAgttaataaattataataaataatacaaatgttCCAGATACTGTATAaatgagccaatcagagctctCCAAAATGATTGATGGCCATGCAGCCAATTAAGTGCAGAATATAAGTTCATGTAGTTGAGATCTTGTATCTAAATTACATTTATCTGCTACGACAGAGGTTAATGGCAGCTAACCTCtgtcagatttttttcattattgtcaTTATGTTAAGTGGGGTTGAGAATGGACCTAACTTACTAAAAGTGTATTATGCAAAACAAATAATGTGCCCATTTCTGCATGACCATTAAATCATGTATATTATAAAAGAAAGATCTCTGTCACCATTAAGAAAATTTGCGGTATTTACTGTATCAGCTTCAACTGACAAGCTCACCCCTGCTCATCTTTCATATTCTCCAAACAATTTTTTGTGCTAATTCTACAGTGCATTTTCTCTTAATACAAATGGTCGTTTCGTATATTGAAATGTACAGAAAAGATTTAATGATGTCAAATAATACATGTGTGGAATTCATTTATACTAAGTGCACAGGTGTGGCCTTGGTGTTGGGTTATAAATTGTGCTAAATCTGGCTTTGCTAGTAGCAGGGTAAGCAGAGTGCAGCGGGCCAGACACTGTTGGGGGTTAATCAGGGAACAAAATGACCACCTGTTTTTGCAAAGCGATGAGGGAACTCTCACTTGTCTGATTGGAGCATTTGAATTGGGACTATTTTTGGGGTGGTTGCCTGATTGCTCTCCTGGAGAACGGTGACTTGAACAAGGTAATGTGGCTGTTCTGATGATTACACTGGATAACTACACTGGAGTTACTGCCTGCTGGCAATACGCCTACAATGAAATATCTGGTCTGAAATGTGGACACAGAAATGCatagcttttttttctgtgtctttCACACGTATCCTCTCACAGTTCAATCataccacatacacacacacacaaacacaaacaggcaCACCGAACTGTAAGCAAACAAATAACTACAAGTGCATTTAGTATTAGGTGCTAATAATACATGGAAGCAGTTTGGTGTTGACACGTACAAAACAGAAGCAGCCTTGTGTGCTCGGTCACGCACAGTCAGACATATTGAACACACATACTTAACACACAAGCTTTCGCACACATTTGCACATACACGcgagcacgcacacacactgcttGTTTGCAGCTTCTGCCAGCTTTCTCCCTCTGCATGCCGACTGTGTGTCTGGCACCGAGGTTAAGGTCTGGAGCCACACACAAGCTGTGTGTTCTGTCTGGCTTTTACACACTCTAAATGGGCTTTATGAATGGCTAGGACTCAATGACTGAGTCAACACCAGGGGCCACACTCAACCCAATCCGACAACGGGTTTTGGAGATAAGTCAGAAACAACATTCTCCCAGTGCAGCCAGGATGCATGTTTAAATTAATATGCCACCAGGTTTTCTGTTTTGCACTGCAAACATTGTGCTGTGGAGTGTGTCTATCCACAGATGTGTTGCTTGTTTGCCATTTCTGGCTGAGCCCAAGTGCTTTTAAACAGTGCCCCTcagtgtctatgtgtgtgcatgtgtttgtgctcTTGTTGCCCCATCAAAGCCATGTTTAATCTGTTCGCTGAAATGAATCCAGCTCTCGACATTGCGTGGAGCCAGTGACTCTGACAGCCTTTCAATGATGGATGGAACTGATGGAGGCTTTTCACAATCTTGTGCCCTCAGTGGGATGCATGTTTGCCCCATTCATGATCATCAAAAACGCTCACCTACTGTACATACAAACAGATATGCCCACACAAATCCTCACCACTGTTCTACCATTAGATCCAACACTCGACTGACATTCAGATCTGAATCCAGACTGAAGTCTGACTCAACAAAAGGAGCTGTCGGTGGAGTAAGAGGGCGGAGGCCGGACGTCAGTGTTTCAAGCCACTCAGCAGCGTCAAATGATGTTGGAGCCCGTCGTTTCCGTGACCTCCCAGTGGACGGCAGAGGGGAGGTACAGATAGGGGGTGGGGGAGGTGCTGAGATAACCTGGCTGGGGTTTATTACagcaggagatggagggagCTCCAGCAGGAGAGAGGAGCAAAGAGGTGAGGGCAGGAAGCTGTCATCCTTGTGCTGCTGAGAGGCCTGGGACTGATCGGCTTGAAGAGGAAGAGGCGAAGAGCCAGGGACTGAGTGGGCAGGGGATTTATGATCACAGACATTGACAGAGCCTGAAAGAGAGGTAGTAAAAATGAttagatggtgtgtgtgtgtgtgtgccatttaaaatgtattctttattAATTATGGGATTCTTACCAACACAAGTTATGGGCTCATCCAGAATGTCATCTATGGACTGCCGAGGGTCCATCTGTGGCCAAAAGCAACATTTAAATCCCACTGTACAAAATAAACTGTCGGTGATCTCTTCCTGTTCATCTACAGATTCTAACCTGTGCTTTCTGAATAGCCTCCTGCAGCTCTTCCTCCAAGCTGCGAACACCGGGCAAGGTCCGAACTGGACTTGCTGTAATCTGCACTGGCAGCTCAAAATCCTGGCCAATGACATCACACGGTTGGCAGCAAAACACCTGATTAGAAAGCAGCGGTAAATTAGTTGACAGGTGGGAGAAGAGAGTATGCTCACATTTGACCAGTTTTCTAGATTGAAGACTGTGTAGCGTGCCCTTGAGAAGCGATTTTCCAAGATAAGTGTGCATTGATTTGTGTGTTTTACCTGTGTAAACAACAcctctgtctgtccgtctgtttCTGGCTTCCCTATGGAGCATCCAGGATCCTGTTGCAGGAAAGGATGAAGGGATCCTCCACAAGACTgaaggaataataataattaaacaaaaacatgaatgatTGTAGTTCTGCAAAGCAGTCATCCTGTTTTTCTCCAATTTATCATAGACCAAATATCAAAGCCTGTCTTTGCTCACCTTGTCGCCGGTGTTAGTGGAGTGGTCCCTGGGCCTGCTCCGTAACCTCTCCCTCATCTCCATCTCCACACTcagctcctgctgctgctgctcgttCTCCGTTCTCCAGGGAATCCCACACTGCAAGGGCGATGAGGACGACATGGGTAGACTAGGACTTGGAGTTCCTGAGGCGGTGCTGGCAGGAGTCAAGAAGACAGCGTTGGAAAGACAATGTTCACCTGCCAAACTGACTGACGCAGCACTCGAGAAACCATTCGGCACGTTGTTCAGATTTCCGTTTTGAACTCCATTTTGAGTGTCACTGAGAGTGCCATTAGGAACTCCGCTGTCCTGGACGTACATCTGTTGGTTGGGGCTGCTGCTGGGGGAGTCTTGTCCAGAGCTGGAGGTTGAGCCTGGGCTCTGGCTGGGTGGCAGTAGGGGGCAGGTGGTGAGGGGCTCCAAGCTGGTACTCTGCTGGCAGAGGGGAGCAGGGGTGAGGCAAGAGTGGGGAAGCTGAAACAGGCGGAGACGCTGCAACAGAGCAGGCTTGGTGCCGGAGACGGGGAGGCCGCGCTTACGCAGCTGCTGCCGCAACTCTGACAcctgaagaagaaaagaggtgaAGGTCGAGGGGAAAAGGACACTTATGAGTTTGTCTTCACCATGAATTGTAAATAAAGGTTATCATTCTTTCAGTGCTTTCATGCTTTTCTTACTGTTAGATCAACGAGATTTGCGGGGAGAAGCTCAGACTTGGACACAGAGTTTGTGTCTGTAGGGGTGTGGTTTGTTGTTGCGGGAACAGGTTGGGGATTCAGAGGCATGGCTCCAGAGGACTTCACAAGATCACTGTGATCTCCACTGGAGGAATGACAGCAGCATTAACTCACACAAACTATCTGAGGACTAATATATCATTGATAAAGAGATCTGCCTAGTTGATTACCTGAAACTGCATGAATCAATAGCAATTTGTTTGCATACCTGGATCCAACAGGGAGCTGTTCTTGTGGCTGTAGCTGTTgctgtgtctgttgttgttgttgctgctgctgctgctgctggttgtGTAGGATTTGCAGCTGGAGGAAGACCTGCTGTTGCTTCAGGAGATGGGAGTAGGCTGAGTCTAAAGACTGGTTAGGAGTAGGGCTCTTCTGTTTGGCTCCTCCTGGAAATAACCAATTGTTTAAATTCTAAATTCAAATAACTCGCCACAAGAGCAAGCCTTGATTGGACAAATGAAAGGAACTGTAGTATTGTAAATGATTATATTGGTACCTCCAATCCCAGACCCTCCTCTCTGGTCTGGAGGAATGTACTGGTGATATTTAAGTTTCCTCATTTTGGGTTTGGTGTCCCGCGGTTTCCGTGGGCGGGGGAGATGGCTGAAGTTGAGGGAGGGGGGCAGTGAGGAGGAGCAGGTGGGGCTGGGAGGCCGAGCTGTCTGTAAAGACACACATTACCCACATTTCAACTGTAACCATACTGTGGTGTGGTTAAAGTGAGTAATTTCAAGAGTAGCgtataaaatattattattaatatttaccCCATGTCAATGTTAAACTCTGACATGAAATGTATAAATGCCTCACAAATCTCCAGATGACAGTATGTGCTGGTTCTGACATACAGCCATGCtgcttgtgtgtgaatgtgttaacCTACAGGGCAAATACTGAGCTCCCCCAGAAGTGCAAATTGACAGTAATGAATGCAGAGCAGCTTACAGCAGAGCATTGTGTTTGACAAAACAGACGAATGACCATCCTGTTAGGTTAAAGACCTCTACAATGCTCTTTTATCTGTTATGCTGTATACATGCTGTGAATACCAGTcactacacatacacacactcacacacacatacacacactcacacacacacacatggattaatttgtcatatgaccacATTTATTTCCTTGAATTcttgactatatatatatatatatatatatatatatatatatatatatatatatatatatatatatatatatacagcatatatataatattgttTTAAGGAGTCATAAAAATATTCAAGACAAAAAAGACCCTTATGAAATTTAAATGAGCCACAAAATGAAATCCAAAGTGACAGCATTAGCATGCACTAACCCCACACTACCTTTGGCAGCAGGGGTGTGGTCTGAGAGGTCAGATACATCCCATTTGGTCTCCCAGTTGTTGCTATGGAGGTTGATTCACTCGGTGTAGGTTGTCTGATGCCCTCGGTTGCCGGGAGCAACGCCAAACCAGACTGAAGGCAGAATATCAGATCATCAGTGTTGACATATGAGGCTATTTATAAACTCATGAATCTGTGTTTATCAGAGAATATTTGTGGGAATTACTTCCTTGTTGCTGCCAACACACATCAGTGTTGTTTCCTCACCTGAGCATGACCAGGGCTGTGGTTAAGGGGCGGGCCCACAGCTGAGAAGTCACTCAGTAATTGGTCACCTGAGAGCCCTGGCAATGAAGAAAAGGCTGGTGATT
This window of the Perca flavescens isolate YP-PL-M2 chromosome 6, PFLA_1.0, whole genome shotgun sequence genome carries:
- the si:dkeyp-69b9.3 gene encoding myocardin, giving the protein MTLLASERSLLIRNKFRSVLQLRIQNRRQSEINADCGLKSTCPPKKDQSEALRLTDDGAAQKLPPSGLNTETAQERTVCGAQRQKKARQTQDLTERIQRPPGPVEQQHEHTLPLENRSASFPLSADVFEDDISSCSSSSPTEQHGVHQSPAFSSLPGLSGDQLLSDFSAVGPPLNHSPGHAQSGLALLPATEGIRQPTPSESTSIATTGRPNGMYLTSQTTPLLPKTARPPSPTCSSSLPPSLNFSHLPRPRKPRDTKPKMRKLKYHQYIPPDQRGGSGIGGGAKQKSPTPNQSLDSAYSHLLKQQQVFLQLQILHNQQQQQQQQQQQTQQQLQPQEQLPVGSSGDHSDLVKSSGAMPLNPQPVPATTNHTPTDTNSVSKSELLPANLVDLTVSELRQQLRKRGLPVSGTKPALLQRLRLFQLPHSCLTPAPLCQQSTSLEPLTTCPLLPPSQSPGSTSSSGQDSPSSSPNQQMYVQDSGVPNGTLSDTQNGVQNGNLNNVPNGFSSAASVSLAGEHCLSNAVFLTPASTASGTPSPSLPMSSSSPLQCGIPWRTENEQQQQELSVEMEMRERLRSRPRDHSTNTGDKSCGGSLHPFLQQDPGCSIGKPETDGQTEVLFTQVFCCQPCDVIGQDFELPVQITASPVRTLPGVRSLEEELQEAIQKAQMDPRQSIDDILDEPITCVGSVNVCDHKSPAHSVPGSSPLPLQADQSQASQQHKDDSFLPSPLCSSLLLELPPSPAVINPSQVISAPPPPPICTSPLPSTGRSRKRRAPTSFDAAEWLETLTSGLRPLTPPTAPFVESDFSLDSDLNVSRVLDLMVEQW